The following is a genomic window from Clostridium fungisolvens.
TTGAATGTATTGGAGTATAAAGGATAACTATTTGATAATCCGCCTACTTCAATCATAAAGCTTCCTTGTGACTGCATTCCTATGCCTCCTGCAAAAAAATCACACTATAATAATATTCTTAAATATGTCTTATTATAATAAATTTATGTAAATATAAAAAATAAAATAGGTAGAGAAAAAAGAACTGATTTTCTGTTTAATTGGTTTCTATATATTTGGAGTTTATTGAGAGAAATACATTTTGTGCGAAAAATATTAGCTTAAAGAATGGAAATTTAACGAAAATTGGAGTTAAATGTTTATTTCAGTTATTTGAAGAAGGAAAAGAATAAAAATACAGTAGAATGTTATCAGATCGTGTCATTAATTGCGTAGCCACATATACTAATATAAAGATAAACCCCATTATTATTTTCTGGAGGTGAATATATGGCGGTTATTGTTAAAAACCTTATTGTATATGATGGAATTTCGGATTTTAAACCTGAAAATTCTAATGTTTTTAAGCAATTAAATGTTGAAGGAAACTTTTGCTTACCTGATGCAAAGCCAGATATAGAGCAAATTGTAAAGGTGATTAGTGAAATTAAAATAAAAAGTACTAAGGTTATTAAGACTCCAAAGGGGACATCCCTAGAAGGTCAGATATTAACTGGCTGGAAGCTTGTAGTAGAAGGAAGTATAGTACAAAAGATACAATATGTTGCAGATGAACCTACTCAAACAGTTCATGCTGCTCATAATAATATCCCTTTTAGTACCTATATTGTCCTTCCTGCTAATTTTGTAATGGGTACTCCTGTTATAGTACAAGGATATATTGAAGATGTTTTTGCAATGCAGAACGGTAAGAGATGCATTTTTAATAATATAGCTATGCTGTTAAACGCATATTTTTGTTAGGAGGGAGGAATGGTTGATGGATAGCAATGTTAAGAATCTGGTAGAAGGAATTGGAATAGCAACTTCTTTTCCAGAGGATCCAAAGTATTTTACCCAACTTTCTATTCCTGAAACATTAATTATACCAAAACCGAAGCCAGATATGGAACAGCTACTATCAGTTGCAGTGGAAGCGGTAGTTGAATCAACAAAGTTGATTGAAACTCCTATTGCTCTGTCAAATGAAGGACAAAATCTTTCTGGTTGTAAGCTTATTGTTGAGATAAAGCTAAGGGAAAAGGTTAAATATGTAGCAGATGAACCTACACAAACTGTTCACGCTGCACATTATGAAAATGTTTTAAGAAGTGTTTTCATTATTGTACCATGTGAAGTAAATGGACAGCCAGTAAGAAATCTACTATCAAGGAAAAAAGTCGTAGTTACACCTTATATTGAAGATATTTATGCTGAAATGGTTGATGCAAGAACTATATTTAAGAACATTACTATTTTTGTAAATGTTAAGTTTTTATCTTGCACTTCAAATCCTTAGGATTGGAAAGGAGGAATTAAAGGATGGCTATTATAGGAGGAGTGAATTTAGGGAATCTACCCTCATATTTATTCTTTTTTCAAAATGGAAGTGTTGATGCAAACTGGCAGGGAGCAACTAAAGGCTTTGTAGGTGATGTAGCTGTTAAAGGCACCGTGGCTAAAGAACGTACTTCTGGTACTGTTCCCTATGCTGGAACTATCTATACCGATGATAATACTCTTGGTGCTTGGCAGCAAATTGTAAATGATAATCCAGGTCAGGCATCAGGTGTGACTGGGCAAGTTTCACGTATTAATGGTTTACAAGCAGACTTAATAAGTGCATTTAATCAGATTAATGCTCTTCCTGCAACTCCTGGTTTTGAAAGTAGATCATCAACATCTCTTGATGGATTAAATACTCAAAATGGTATTAATGAAACCTTTGTTATTAATATAACTTCAGGCTTTCAAGTATCAAGTCAAATAGATATCACAGGAGACGCTGGGGATGTTTATATACTTCGCTGGGATACAGATGCTGATCCAACAAATGGATATCAGGGTCAGGTAAAATTTCAGAGTGGGGGAGCAATTGTTCCTCATGGTGGTTTAACACCAGCTAATTTCATAAATGTTGCTGGAGATATCAATTCTTCAGGCGGCGGTTCCACACCACCTCCACCATACCCACAAGGTCCAAGGCTTAATGATGGCCAAGGTGCTTTGATAAATGGAGGACAAGATTTTAGTGGTGGTGGTTTCTTTACAGGATATTGGCTCACTACAGGAGCACCTACTACCTTGGATCCAGTTTCTGGACTGTATATAGGAGAAACCCAGTCATTAAGTAACGGAATTTTCGTTGGTGGTTGGTATACACTTACAACAAAATTTAGCATGACATCTGGTACTAGTGGTGTTCATGTATCACCAAATCCAAATACAGTGAATCAGCCTGCTATCAAGATATTAAAAGAAGTATCACCAGATAATGGACTCACATGGTTTGATGCAAATAATCCAACAGGACCCAATATACTTCAAGGAACAAATCCACAATTTAGATATACAGTAACTAATACTGGAAATGTAACTTTAACTAATGTCCAGGTAACTGATAATGTCTATGGTTTAATAGGAGCACTTCCAAGCTTAGCAGCCGGAGCGTCCTTCCAATGGATAATTACAAAACCATGGGCTGCTGGACAACAAACTAATATTGCAACAGCTACAGGAGTTTATGGAGCTATAACTGTAACTGATACAAATCCAGCAAATTATTTTGGCGTAGCTGGGCAACCTTCTATTAATGTTTTAAAAGAAGTTTCACCAGATAATGGAGTAACTTGGTTTGATGCTAATACTCCACCGGGACCTAATATACCACAAGGAACAAACCCACAATTTAGATATACAGTAACAAATGACGGTAATGTACCTCTTACTAACGTAATCGTAACTGACAATGTATACGGCTTAATTGGAACACTTTCTAGTTTAGCTGTGGGAGAATCTTTCCAATGGGTTATTACTAGACCATGGGCAAGTGGGCAGCATACAAATACAGTAACTGCTACCGGAGTTTATGGAAATCAAACAGTAAGTGATTCAGATGTAGCTAATTATTTCGGAGTTACACCTTCAATAAGTGTTTTGAAAGAAGTATCACCTGACAATGGAGTTACTTGGTTTGATGCAGATATAGCGCCAGGTCCTAGTATACCACAAGGTACAAATCCACAGTTTAGATATACAGTAACCAATACTGGTACTGTAACTCTGACTAATGTTCAAGTAACAGATAATTTATATAGTTTAATCGGAACACTTCCTAGCTTAGCGGCAGGATCATCCTTCCAGTGGATTACTACTGAACCTTGGGCTGTAGGGCAAGAATCAGATTTAGCCACAGCTACAGGTGTTTTTCAGGGACAGACAGTAACAGCTTCAAATCCAGCTCATTATTTAGGTACAACTAATGCACCTTCAATAACTATTTTAAAAGAAGTTTCACCAGATAATGGAGTTACTTGGTTTGATGCAAATACAGCACCGGGACCATCTATCCCTCAAGGAACCAGTCCTCAATTTAGATATACAGTGACAAACAATGGTAGTGTAATACTTTCCGATGTTGTAGTAACAGATAATGTGTATGGTTCGATTGGAACAGTTCCTACATTAGCAGTAGGTGAATCACAGCAGTGGACAAATACTGAAACATGGGCTGCAGGTCAGCATGTTAATATAGCAACAGCTACAGGGCAATATCTTGGTCAGACAGTAACTGCTTTAAACCCAGCCAATTATTTTGGAGTTACTGTAGCTATCAATGTTTTAAAGGAAGTATCACCAGATAATGGAGTAACTTGGCTTGATGCAAATACAGCACCTGGTCCAAGTATCCCACAAGGTACTAACCCTAGGTTTAGATTTACAGTTACTAACACAGGAACAGCAACACTTTCCAATGTTCAAGTGACAGATGACGTATATGGATTAATAGGTTCACTTCCTAGTTTAGCCCCAGGTTCATCCTTCCAGTGGAGTATCACAGTACCTTGGGCTGTAGGAGCACATCTTGATACAGCAACAGCAACAGGAACTTTCCAAGGTCAGACAGTAACTGATACTAATCCAGCAAATTATTTAGGGGTTACACCTTCTATAAGTATTTTAAAAGAGGTATCTCCAGATAATGGAATAAATTGGTTTGATGCCAATACAGCTCCTGGACCAGATGTTTTACAAGGAACAAACCCACAGTTTAGATTTACAGTAACTAATTCAGGAACAGTAACCTTGACAAATGTTCAAGTCAACGATAATAGGTATGGTTTAATAGGGACACTTCCTAGTTTGGTATCAGGCGCATCCTTCCAATGGGTAGTCACAGAACCATGGCAAGCAGGACAGCAACTTGATATAGCAACTGCAACAGGAGTTTACCAAGGTCAAACTATAAGTGCAACAAATCCAGCTAATTACTTCGGTGTTGTTCCAGCAATAAAAATAATTAAACAAGTATCGCCAGATAATGGAGTGACATGGTTTGACGCAGATGTATCACCTGGACCAAGTATACCACAAGGAACAAGTCCACAGTTTAGATTTATAGTAACTAATATTGGTACTATAACATTAACAAATGTTCAAGTTTCAGATGATGTATATGGTTTTATAGGATCACTTCCTAGCCTAGCATCAGGATCTTCCTTCCAATGGACAATCACTGTACCATGGGCATCTGGACAGCATGTAGATATAGCAACAGCTACAGGATCTGCTCAAGGTCAAACAGTAACAGATACAAACCCAGCATATAATGTTGGAATAGTTGAACAACCATCAATTAATATCCTAAAGGAAGTATCTCCTGATAATGGAGTAACTTGGCTTGATGCTAATACAGCACCAGGACCAAATATACCTCAAGGAATAAGTCCACAGTTTAGATTTACAGTAACTAATACAGGCAATACAACTTTGACAAATGTTCAGGTAATAGACAATGTATATGGTCCAATTGGAACACTTCCTACTTTACCACAAGGAGCATCTTTCCAGTGGGTTATAACAACACCATGGGTTGTAGGACAGCATGTTAATACTGCAACAGCTACAGGAACTTCAGGTGGTCAAACAGTAACTGATACAGATCTAGCAAATTATTTTGGAGCATCTCCTCAAATAACTGTTGTTAAGGAAGTATCTCCAGACAATGGAGTAACTTGGTTTGATGCCAATACACCTCCTGGGCCAAATGTTTTACAAGGAACAAATCCTCAATTTAGATTTACTGTAACTAATACTGGTAACGTAACCTTAACAAATGTTCAAGTAACTGACGACGTATATGGTTTAATTGGTACACTTCCAAGCTTAGCACCAGGAGCGTTCTTCCAATGGATTATTACTAGACCATGGTCAGTAGGACAGCATGTTAATACTGCAACTGCTACAGGAACTTCTGATGGTCAAACAGTAACTGATACTGATCTAGCTCATTATGTAGGTGTTTCAGTAGCTCCTTCAATCACTGTGCTGAAGGAGGTATCTCCAGACAATGGAGTGACCTGGTTTGATGCAAATACGCCACCAGGACCAAGTATTCCAGAAGGGACAAGTCCACAATTTAGATATACAGTAACCAATTCTGGTAATACAACCTTAACCAATGTTCAAGTAACAGATAATATATATGGTTTAATTGGTACACTTCCTAGTTTAGCACCAGGAGCATCCTTCCAATGGGTTAATACTGAAATGTGGACTATAGGACAGCATACAAATACAGCCACTGCAACAGGCGTTTTCCAAGGACAAACAGTGAGTGATACAGATCAAGCTAATTACTTTGGAATAGCCCCATCGATAGCTGTTAAAAAAGAGGTATCACCAGACAATGGAGTTACTTGGCTAGATGCAGAGGTGCCACCAGGACCTAGTATTCCACAAGGAACTGATCCACAATTTAGATTTACGGTAACTAATAATGGCAATGTAACCTTGACTAATGTACAGGTAACAGATGATGTATATGGTTTAATTGGCAGTCTACCAAGCTTAGCACCAGGGGCATCTTTCCAATGGATGATTACAAGACCATGGGCTGCAGGACAACATGTAAATATGGCAACTGCTACAGGAGTTTTCCAGGGTAGAACAGTAACAGATACAGATTTAAGTCATTACTTTGGTGTTCCAGCACAGCCTTCAATAGATGTTGAAAAGCTTATTTCTGCAGATGGAGGCAAAACTTTTGTTGATGCAGATACACCTCCTGGACCAGAGATTCCGCAAACAATAAATCCTATCTTTAAATTCATCGTAACTAATACTGGTAATGTAGTTCTTAGCAATATAACTTTATTAGATAGTGTATTAGGACAAATAACAGTACCAAATACAACTTTAAACCCTGGTCAGTCATTTACAGTTATTAAAGTTGGAAATTGGTCACTAGGACAGCATTTTAATACAGCAACAGTTACAGGAAGATTTGGAACTATTACAGTAACTGATATGGATCAAGCTTATTATGTTGGAATTGTTATACCAACAAGCTTTAAGCAGTTAAGTGTTGATGAGAATCTAACTATTCCATTTCAAAAGCCGAATGTTGAAGATATATTAAACACAATCGTTGAT
Proteins encoded in this region:
- a CDS encoding DUF3794 domain-containing protein; protein product: MAVIVKNLIVYDGISDFKPENSNVFKQLNVEGNFCLPDAKPDIEQIVKVISEIKIKSTKVIKTPKGTSLEGQILTGWKLVVEGSIVQKIQYVADEPTQTVHAAHNNIPFSTYIVLPANFVMGTPVIVQGYIEDVFAMQNGKRCIFNNIAMLLNAYFC
- a CDS encoding beta strand repeat-containing protein, with protein sequence MAIIGGVNLGNLPSYLFFFQNGSVDANWQGATKGFVGDVAVKGTVAKERTSGTVPYAGTIYTDDNTLGAWQQIVNDNPGQASGVTGQVSRINGLQADLISAFNQINALPATPGFESRSSTSLDGLNTQNGINETFVINITSGFQVSSQIDITGDAGDVYILRWDTDADPTNGYQGQVKFQSGGAIVPHGGLTPANFINVAGDINSSGGGSTPPPPYPQGPRLNDGQGALINGGQDFSGGGFFTGYWLTTGAPTTLDPVSGLYIGETQSLSNGIFVGGWYTLTTKFSMTSGTSGVHVSPNPNTVNQPAIKILKEVSPDNGLTWFDANNPTGPNILQGTNPQFRYTVTNTGNVTLTNVQVTDNVYGLIGALPSLAAGASFQWIITKPWAAGQQTNIATATGVYGAITVTDTNPANYFGVAGQPSINVLKEVSPDNGVTWFDANTPPGPNIPQGTNPQFRYTVTNDGNVPLTNVIVTDNVYGLIGTLSSLAVGESFQWVITRPWASGQHTNTVTATGVYGNQTVSDSDVANYFGVTPSISVLKEVSPDNGVTWFDADIAPGPSIPQGTNPQFRYTVTNTGTVTLTNVQVTDNLYSLIGTLPSLAAGSSFQWITTEPWAVGQESDLATATGVFQGQTVTASNPAHYLGTTNAPSITILKEVSPDNGVTWFDANTAPGPSIPQGTSPQFRYTVTNNGSVILSDVVVTDNVYGSIGTVPTLAVGESQQWTNTETWAAGQHVNIATATGQYLGQTVTALNPANYFGVTVAINVLKEVSPDNGVTWLDANTAPGPSIPQGTNPRFRFTVTNTGTATLSNVQVTDDVYGLIGSLPSLAPGSSFQWSITVPWAVGAHLDTATATGTFQGQTVTDTNPANYLGVTPSISILKEVSPDNGINWFDANTAPGPDVLQGTNPQFRFTVTNSGTVTLTNVQVNDNRYGLIGTLPSLVSGASFQWVVTEPWQAGQQLDIATATGVYQGQTISATNPANYFGVVPAIKIIKQVSPDNGVTWFDADVSPGPSIPQGTSPQFRFIVTNIGTITLTNVQVSDDVYGFIGSLPSLASGSSFQWTITVPWASGQHVDIATATGSAQGQTVTDTNPAYNVGIVEQPSINILKEVSPDNGVTWLDANTAPGPNIPQGISPQFRFTVTNTGNTTLTNVQVIDNVYGPIGTLPTLPQGASFQWVITTPWVVGQHVNTATATGTSGGQTVTDTDLANYFGASPQITVVKEVSPDNGVTWFDANTPPGPNVLQGTNPQFRFTVTNTGNVTLTNVQVTDDVYGLIGTLPSLAPGAFFQWIITRPWSVGQHVNTATATGTSDGQTVTDTDLAHYVGVSVAPSITVLKEVSPDNGVTWFDANTPPGPSIPEGTSPQFRYTVTNSGNTTLTNVQVTDNIYGLIGTLPSLAPGASFQWVNTEMWTIGQHTNTATATGVFQGQTVSDTDQANYFGIAPSIAVKKEVSPDNGVTWLDAEVPPGPSIPQGTDPQFRFTVTNNGNVTLTNVQVTDDVYGLIGSLPSLAPGASFQWMITRPWAAGQHVNMATATGVFQGRTVTDTDLSHYFGVPAQPSIDVEKLISADGGKTFVDADTPPGPEIPQTINPIFKFIVTNTGNVVLSNITLLDSVLGQITVPNTTLNPGQSFTVIKVGNWSLGQHFNTATVTGRFGTITVTDMDQAYYVGIVIPTSFKQLSVDENLTIPFQKPNVEDILNTIVDVEIVTTRVIETVAGTSEEGQILTGHKLLIEGRLHQKIEYIAAEPTQTVHNAEFSVPFSSFIILPEDFVEDSVVNVVPYVEDVYVKLIDCRTIFKNVTLRLEAQII
- a CDS encoding DUF3794 domain-containing protein translates to MDSNVKNLVEGIGIATSFPEDPKYFTQLSIPETLIIPKPKPDMEQLLSVAVEAVVESTKLIETPIALSNEGQNLSGCKLIVEIKLREKVKYVADEPTQTVHAAHYENVLRSVFIIVPCEVNGQPVRNLLSRKKVVVTPYIEDIYAEMVDARTIFKNITIFVNVKFLSCTSNP